One region of Hydrogenobacter hydrogenophilus genomic DNA includes:
- a CDS encoding FAD-dependent oxidoreductase, translated as MSKKPSGVSRRDIIKTVAGLSLFPTIAFSKNQPKRGSAKVVIVGGGYGGVTAAKYLKKENPDLSVVLIEERPFFMSCPLSNHFLAGLMELTSLCFAYNTLEVKHGVKVITDKVIAIELDKKAVKTSQGYVNYDFLILSPGIDYDVEDKPFYSESLVYYPPAFKPGSEHIYLKKLLSEFEGGDIVITVPPPPYRCPPAPYERAALIANMIKRNKLKAHLYFIDANERPLINSEGFMSAYYDLYKDVATYVTSAEVKDVDVRKRIVKTSHGDFKFDIANIIPPMKANSILASAGLIKKKEKWVSVNPLTFETHMENVFVIGDACVSYLPKSGYAAHSEGKVVAKIISARLKGREVKEELLQMVCYAMVSDKEAIMTETSFKYEKDKGRFIPIHREDNQRRESTAKRYIEWAKGLWRDMFG; from the coding sequence ATGTCAAAGAAACCATCAGGTGTTAGTAGAAGGGACATTATAAAGACAGTTGCAGGGTTAAGTCTCTTTCCCACAATAGCCTTCTCTAAAAACCAGCCAAAGAGAGGAAGCGCAAAGGTGGTAATAGTGGGTGGTGGGTACGGCGGTGTTACTGCTGCAAAATATCTTAAAAAAGAGAACCCAGACCTAAGTGTAGTTCTGATAGAGGAAAGACCCTTTTTTATGTCGTGTCCTCTTTCTAATCACTTTCTGGCAGGTTTGATGGAGCTCACTTCTTTGTGCTTTGCTTACAATACCTTGGAAGTTAAGCATGGTGTAAAGGTGATCACGGACAAAGTGATAGCCATAGAGCTTGATAAAAAAGCAGTCAAAACCTCTCAGGGATATGTGAACTATGACTTTTTAATCCTATCTCCTGGCATAGATTACGATGTGGAAGATAAGCCCTTTTACTCAGAAAGTCTCGTTTATTACCCTCCTGCTTTTAAACCTGGCTCCGAACACATATACCTCAAAAAGCTTCTAAGTGAGTTTGAAGGTGGAGATATAGTAATAACAGTCCCTCCACCACCCTACAGGTGTCCACCAGCACCTTATGAAAGAGCAGCTCTCATAGCAAACATGATAAAGAGAAACAAACTAAAAGCACACCTCTACTTCATAGATGCCAACGAAAGACCACTTATAAACTCAGAAGGCTTTATGTCTGCTTACTATGACCTTTATAAAGATGTTGCCACCTATGTGACATCTGCGGAGGTAAAGGATGTAGATGTAAGGAAAAGGATAGTTAAAACATCTCACGGAGACTTCAAGTTTGACATTGCAAACATAATACCGCCTATGAAGGCTAACAGCATTTTGGCTTCTGCAGGACTCATCAAAAAGAAAGAAAAATGGGTAAGCGTAAACCCGTTAACCTTCGAAACGCATATGGAAAATGTCTTCGTCATAGGTGATGCTTGCGTCAGCTACCTGCCAAAAAGTGGTTATGCAGCTCACTCTGAAGGAAAGGTAGTTGCCAAAATCATAAGCGCAAGATTAAAGGGAAGAGAAGTAAAGGAAGAGCTTTTACAGATGGTTTGCTACGCTATGGTAAGTGATAAAGAAGCCATAATGACGGAGACGAGCTTCAAGTACGAGAAAGACAAAGGAAGGTTTATACCCATACACAGAGAAGACAATCAAAGGAGGGAATCTACCGCTAAGAGGTATATAGAATGGGCAAAAGGTTTGTGGAGGGATATGTTCGGATAA
- a CDS encoding response regulator transcription factor, with translation MKVLLVEDEIDLALPISKLFSSAGWDCAVAKSVSSALELLEREVFDVCVLDLFLGREDGTKLIPILSDKNIPIVVLTVVDDVSEKVRCLKMGADDYMVKPFNPEELLTRIETVLRRVKNITKNRTIVYEDMEIDPFSMTVRIKGETLLLPKKQVMILIKLLENVGKVTSYNTLFSYAWTSYEDASIDALRTHVHNLRKLLRNYGFDIISYPGIGYTLRYEKSKEPV, from the coding sequence ATGAAAGTTCTTCTGGTTGAGGACGAAATAGATTTAGCGCTTCCCATAAGCAAGCTTTTCTCTTCTGCAGGTTGGGATTGTGCGGTAGCCAAAAGTGTGAGCTCTGCTCTTGAATTGCTTGAAAGGGAAGTTTTTGATGTGTGCGTGCTTGATCTTTTCCTTGGTAGAGAAGATGGGACTAAGCTTATACCCATACTTAGCGATAAGAACATTCCCATAGTAGTTTTAACAGTAGTGGATGATGTTTCTGAAAAGGTAAGATGTTTGAAGATGGGAGCTGATGATTATATGGTAAAACCTTTTAATCCAGAAGAGCTTTTAACAAGGATAGAGACTGTTCTAAGAAGAGTGAAAAACATTACAAAAAACCGAACAATAGTGTACGAAGATATGGAGATAGATCCCTTTTCCATGACTGTGCGCATAAAGGGGGAGACCCTTTTACTTCCTAAGAAACAGGTAATGATCCTTATAAAGCTTCTGGAAAATGTAGGAAAGGTGACTTCTTATAACACTTTATTTTCTTATGCGTGGACTTCTTACGAAGATGCAAGCATAGACGCTCTTAGAACGCATGTTCATAATTTAAGAAAATTATTAAGAAATTATGGATTTGACATAATAAGCTATCCAGGTATAGGATATACCCTAAGGTATGAAAAGTCCAAAGAACCTGTATAA
- the fabF gene encoding beta-ketoacyl-ACP synthase II, with protein sequence MRRVVITGLGVVSPIGTGVEKFWKNLTQGVSGVDIIKRFDPVEVGLPVHIAAEVKDFNPENYFDKKELQRVSDFIKYAVAASDEAIKDSGLLEGKFDPYKVGVIIGTGIGGLKEIEEQQKVLMEKGPRRVSPFFIPYGISNMASGIIAIRYGFKGPNYCVVSACATGNHSIGDAMRLIQKGDIDIAIAGGCESAITPLGIAGFASMKALSTRNDEPQKASRPFDMERDGFVMGEGAGVLVLEEYEHAKARGARIYAELVGYSATDDAYHITAPCADGEGAYMCMKLALEDAKVRPEEVDYINAHGTSTPLNDKAETLAIKNLFGEHAYRLKISSNKSMIGHLLGAAGAVEAVATVKTIQTGIIPPTINLEHPDPECDLDYTPNRAVHKEVHIALSNSFGFGGTNACLVFRRL encoded by the coding sequence ATGCGTAGGGTAGTGATCACCGGTTTAGGTGTAGTTTCACCCATAGGTACTGGTGTAGAGAAGTTTTGGAAGAATCTCACGCAAGGTGTGAGCGGTGTAGACATCATAAAACGCTTTGATCCTGTAGAGGTGGGTTTACCAGTTCACATAGCCGCAGAGGTAAAGGACTTCAATCCTGAGAACTATTTTGATAAAAAGGAGCTACAAAGAGTTTCAGATTTTATAAAGTATGCAGTAGCAGCTTCAGATGAAGCCATCAAAGACAGCGGTTTACTTGAAGGTAAGTTTGACCCTTACAAAGTAGGTGTCATAATAGGAACGGGTATAGGAGGTCTTAAAGAAATTGAAGAACAGCAGAAGGTTCTTATGGAGAAAGGTCCTAGGCGAGTATCTCCTTTCTTTATACCTTACGGTATATCTAACATGGCTTCCGGAATAATTGCAATAAGATACGGCTTTAAAGGACCCAACTACTGTGTGGTATCCGCTTGTGCAACGGGTAATCATTCCATAGGAGATGCCATGAGGCTCATACAAAAAGGCGATATAGACATAGCTATAGCTGGTGGTTGTGAAAGTGCAATAACACCTTTAGGCATAGCAGGGTTTGCGTCTATGAAGGCGCTCTCTACGAGAAACGATGAGCCTCAAAAGGCGTCAAGACCTTTTGATATGGAAAGAGATGGCTTTGTTATGGGAGAAGGTGCAGGTGTGCTTGTCTTGGAAGAGTATGAGCATGCAAAAGCAAGAGGAGCAAGGATATATGCAGAACTTGTAGGTTATTCTGCAACAGATGATGCCTATCACATAACCGCTCCATGTGCGGACGGAGAGGGTGCTTACATGTGTATGAAGCTTGCCTTAGAGGATGCAAAGGTAAGGCCGGAAGAAGTGGATTACATAAATGCTCATGGCACTTCTACACCTCTGAACGATAAAGCAGAAACTTTGGCTATTAAGAATCTCTTTGGTGAACACGCCTATAGGCTAAAAATTAGCTCCAACAAATCTATGATAGGACACCTTCTTGGTGCTGCAGGCGCGGTGGAAGCGGTGGCTACGGTAAAGACCATACAGACAGGTATCATACCTCCCACCATAAACCTTGAGCATCCTGATCCTGAGTGTGATCTTGATTACACACCCAACAGGGCGGTTCACAAAGAAGTCCACATTGCTCTTTCTAACTCCTTTGGCTTTGGTGGAACCAATGCATGCCTTGTCTTCAGAAGACTATAA
- a CDS encoding FAD-dependent oxidoreductase, protein MSLSRRDLFKLAGVGALTVGLPSVGFTAAEKKKFSAMLPSPKGNRVVICGGGWAGLTVAKYLKKENPNIEVILIEKRPNFFSCPISNEWLANLVNLDFLSHDYNQPASKYGYRFINAVVVGIERDKKRVYTNHGYIEYDYLVLAPGIRYNYDAWFKGDKDMVAYTKINYPAAFIPGSEHLALKRKVWEFEEGDFVITVPPGAFRCPPAPYERAAMIAYVFKKNNVKGRVIILDPKDDIAPKGPGFRAAYEQLYLGIVEYVPKAQIKEVDPVKKVIKTTAGDFKFTDANLVPPHQAGELVWMADLIAKDKDGKPTGWADQDPLTFQAKSDPHVFLVGDVIGGTPYPKSGHMGNSQGKIVAKIIAGRIAGKDVKPTLPDNTCYSMVNGDPQEAIVINVTYDYNDKEKKIVPKPKVINERSTDLAKATYEWAKSMYKDMFS, encoded by the coding sequence ATGAGCTTAAGCAGGCGCGATCTTTTTAAGTTGGCAGGAGTTGGGGCTTTGACAGTGGGGCTTCCTTCTGTGGGCTTTACAGCCGCAGAAAAAAAGAAGTTTTCCGCTATGCTTCCATCACCTAAAGGTAATAGGGTAGTCATATGCGGTGGTGGATGGGCAGGGCTTACCGTTGCCAAGTATCTCAAAAAAGAAAATCCTAACATAGAAGTTATCCTTATTGAAAAAAGACCAAACTTCTTTTCCTGTCCCATATCTAATGAATGGCTTGCCAATCTCGTAAATCTTGACTTTCTATCTCATGACTACAATCAGCCTGCTTCCAAGTACGGATACAGATTTATAAACGCAGTGGTTGTAGGCATAGAAAGAGACAAAAAGAGGGTTTATACCAATCACGGTTATATAGAGTATGACTACCTGGTTCTTGCTCCTGGTATTCGCTACAATTACGACGCGTGGTTTAAAGGGGATAAAGATATGGTAGCTTACACAAAGATCAATTATCCGGCAGCTTTTATACCGGGTTCAGAACACCTAGCTCTCAAAAGGAAAGTTTGGGAGTTTGAAGAAGGCGACTTTGTTATAACCGTACCCCCAGGAGCTTTCAGATGTCCACCAGCACCCTATGAACGTGCCGCAATGATAGCGTATGTCTTTAAGAAGAACAATGTAAAAGGAAGGGTCATCATACTTGACCCTAAGGATGATATAGCTCCTAAGGGTCCTGGCTTTAGAGCTGCCTACGAACAGCTTTATCTGGGTATAGTGGAGTATGTTCCCAAAGCTCAAATAAAGGAAGTGGATCCAGTAAAGAAGGTTATAAAAACCACGGCTGGAGACTTTAAGTTTACGGATGCCAACCTGGTACCTCCCCATCAAGCGGGAGAGCTCGTATGGATGGCAGACCTTATAGCAAAGGACAAAGACGGCAAACCTACAGGCTGGGCAGATCAGGATCCTCTTACCTTCCAAGCTAAATCAGACCCACATGTGTTTTTGGTGGGTGATGTCATAGGTGGCACTCCTTACCCCAAGAGTGGGCACATGGGCAACTCACAGGGTAAAATAGTAGCAAAGATCATAGCGGGGCGCATAGCAGGGAAAGATGTAAAACCTACACTTCCTGACAACACCTGCTACTCTATGGTTAATGGAGACCCTCAGGAAGCCATTGTCATAAACGTCACTTATGACTACAATGACAAAGAGAAGAAGATAGTACCAAAGCCAAAGGTAATAAACGAACGCTCTACAGACCTTGCCAAAGCTACTTATGAATGGGCAAAGAGCATGTACAAAGACATGTTCTCATAA
- the rplT gene encoding 50S ribosomal protein L20 — MRVKGPSSRKFKKKILKLAKGFRGQRKNVYRRAKEYVFRALQYQYRDRRQRKREFRRLWIARINAAVRLHGMSYSKFMAGLKKAGIDLNRKVLAEMAVRDPEGFAHIVNRAKSAL, encoded by the coding sequence ATGAGAGTAAAAGGTCCGTCTTCAAGGAAGTTTAAAAAGAAGATACTAAAGCTCGCGAAGGGTTTTAGAGGGCAAAGGAAGAATGTTTACAGAAGAGCAAAAGAGTATGTATTCAGAGCTTTGCAGTACCAGTACAGAGACAGAAGACAGAGAAAAAGAGAGTTCAGAAGGCTGTGGATAGCAAGGATAAACGCAGCGGTTAGGCTTCACGGTATGTCCTACAGCAAGTTTATGGCGGGTCTAAAGAAGGCAGGTATAGACCTAAACAGGAAGGTTCTCGCTGAAATGGCAGTGAGGGACCCAGAGGGCTTTGCGCACATAGTAAACAGAGCTAAATCAGCCTTATGA
- the pheS gene encoding phenylalanine--tRNA ligase subunit alpha: protein MIDPSEVKRQAEKDIKKADSLQKLSEVKAKYLGKEGIISLSLKSIKDLPQEKRKEYGSELNVLKEFVEKLIKEKEEYLRNLEIEEKLSAQWVDMSVPLESLVGALHPITQTLTRIRDIFVSMGFSVFEGPEMELESYNFDLLNIPKEHPARDMQDTFYINKEGYLLRTHTSPAQIRVMLLQKPPIQVIAPGKVYRRDDDPTHSPMFHQVEGLVVNEYANFKHMKYTIEAFLRTFFEKNVPVRFRASYFPFTEPSAEVDIGCVICEGLGCRVCKGSGWLEVMGCGMVHPKVLENCGVDTELYQGFAFGMGVERLSMLYFGIDNIKLFYENDLRFLKQFI from the coding sequence ATGATAGACCCATCAGAGGTAAAAAGACAAGCAGAAAAAGACATAAAGAAAGCGGACAGTTTGCAAAAACTATCCGAAGTAAAGGCAAAGTATCTTGGAAAAGAGGGAATTATCAGCCTTTCTCTTAAAAGCATAAAGGATCTGCCTCAGGAGAAAAGAAAGGAGTATGGCTCAGAACTGAACGTCCTGAAGGAATTTGTGGAGAAACTTATAAAAGAAAAGGAAGAATACCTTAGAAATCTTGAGATAGAAGAAAAGCTCAGCGCTCAATGGGTAGACATGTCCGTACCCTTAGAAAGTCTGGTAGGAGCTCTGCACCCCATCACACAGACGCTTACGAGGATAAGAGACATATTTGTCAGTATGGGTTTTTCAGTATTTGAAGGTCCAGAGATGGAACTTGAAAGTTATAACTTTGATCTTTTGAACATACCCAAAGAACACCCGGCAAGAGACATGCAGGATACTTTCTATATAAACAAAGAGGGGTATCTTCTGAGGACTCACACTTCTCCGGCACAGATAAGGGTCATGCTTCTTCAGAAACCACCCATACAGGTCATAGCACCTGGCAAAGTTTATAGAAGAGATGATGACCCTACTCATTCACCCATGTTTCATCAGGTAGAGGGTCTTGTAGTGAATGAGTATGCAAATTTCAAGCACATGAAGTATACCATAGAAGCTTTTCTAAGAACCTTTTTTGAGAAAAATGTACCTGTAAGGTTCAGAGCATCTTACTTTCCTTTTACAGAGCCTTCTGCAGAAGTTGATATAGGTTGTGTAATATGTGAAGGTTTGGGATGTAGGGTGTGTAAGGGTTCTGGATGGCTGGAGGTTATGGGTTGTGGTATGGTGCATCCCAAGGTTTTAGAAAACTGTGGTGTAGATACGGAGCTTTATCAAGGTTTTGCCTTTGGAATGGGTGTGGAAAGGCTTTCCATGCTCTACTTTGGCATAGACAACATAAAGCTCTTTTACGAGAACGACCTTAGATTTCTGAAACAATTTATATAA
- a CDS encoding sensor histidine kinase, with protein MKSPKNLYKAFFFNFFKFLLPIGTFFTFSFWSFKSYINDLESDYLLKTGEKLVDFLNHDEDIFDNQYLGYDYIILITDSKGKILSSNRRLDSLRDANYLISLKPMPGQAQDIGNYLAYVDKFLCGTSLCKVVVALSKAKIEKRVNLLLLSSVFSSVITALLIAFLSVLDIRKHLHDYELYSKELRKVALYLSHEVKTPLSIILMNLSHIKADEDVRQAIERAIRRIIKLMKNLKVLSELELKPTRITLINIKGLISELVEFYQANLYAKNLTISVDHVPNVQVLSDYELIYTLFLNLLDNAVKYAKEGTQIKISGEVRNSKLRVLMSNITDEKNRLDMEDESYGLGLTIVDEVAKRLGIQVSFKRDASLFTVVLDLQVGKEE; from the coding sequence ATGAAAAGTCCAAAGAACCTGTATAAAGCTTTCTTTTTTAACTTTTTCAAATTCCTCTTACCCATAGGTACTTTTTTTACCTTTAGTTTTTGGAGTTTTAAATCATACATAAATGACTTAGAAAGCGACTACCTTCTGAAAACAGGTGAGAAACTCGTAGATTTTTTAAACCATGATGAGGACATTTTTGACAACCAGTACCTGGGTTATGACTATATAATCCTGATAACAGACAGTAAAGGGAAAATACTCAGCTCTAACAGAAGGTTGGATAGTTTAAGAGACGCAAACTACCTGATAAGTCTAAAACCTATGCCCGGTCAGGCTCAAGACATTGGGAACTATTTAGCTTATGTAGATAAATTTCTGTGCGGTACTTCTCTTTGTAAGGTGGTTGTTGCGCTATCTAAGGCAAAAATAGAAAAAAGAGTGAATCTCCTTCTTCTATCTTCTGTGTTTTCCTCTGTTATAACTGCTTTACTTATAGCTTTTCTGTCTGTGCTTGACATAAGAAAGCATCTGCATGATTATGAGCTTTACTCAAAGGAGCTAAGGAAAGTTGCCCTTTACTTATCTCACGAGGTAAAAACTCCTCTAAGTATAATACTCATGAACTTATCCCATATAAAGGCAGATGAGGATGTAAGACAAGCTATAGAAAGAGCCATAAGGCGCATCATAAAACTTATGAAGAATCTAAAGGTACTTTCAGAACTTGAGCTAAAACCTACAAGAATCACACTGATAAACATAAAGGGTCTTATATCTGAGTTGGTGGAGTTTTACCAAGCTAACCTGTATGCCAAAAACCTCACCATAAGTGTTGACCATGTTCCCAATGTGCAGGTGCTTTCTGATTACGAGCTTATCTACACTTTGTTTCTTAACCTTCTGGACAATGCGGTAAAATACGCTAAGGAAGGTACACAGATAAAAATAAGTGGAGAGGTTAGAAACAGCAAACTAAGGGTACTTATGAGCAACATAACTGATGAGAAAAATCGTCTTGATATGGAAGATGAATCTTACGGACTGGGTCTTACTATAGTGGATGAAGTAGCCAAAAGATTAGGTATACAGGTGAGCTTTAAAAGGGATGCCTCTCTTTTTACGGTAGTGCTGGATCTGCAAGTAGGTAAAGAGGAGTGA
- the acpP gene encoding acyl carrier protein yields the protein MDLEQKVKEIIADQLGVEVEKLSPEAKFVEDLGADSLDVVELIMAFEEEFGIEIPDEDAEKIRTVGDVIDYLKEKVKG from the coding sequence ATGGATTTAGAGCAGAAGGTAAAAGAGATCATAGCAGATCAGTTAGGAGTTGAGGTAGAAAAGCTAAGCCCTGAAGCTAAATTTGTTGAGGATCTGGGAGCAGACTCCCTTGATGTGGTAGAGCTTATAATGGCTTTTGAAGAGGAATTCGGCATTGAAATACCTGACGAAGATGCTGAGAAGATAAGAACAGTAGGTGATGTTATCGATTATCTCAAGGAGAAAGTGAAGGGCTGA
- the rnc gene encoding ribonuclease III, whose translation MHALSSEDYKPLEDKLGYTFKDKNLLEQALTHKSYATEKGVKSYETLEFLGDALINLFVVDILISEFTQAKEGELAPMKAFFVSEDFLSSLAQDLQLERYLLVSGKKGKFKINTSILGDVFEALWGAIYMDTGKDLNFTKHLFENLYKDKVVSMARSQDYKRDYKTILQEITQKKWKERPVYRIVSVSGPQHSRTFEVECSVKNFRAVAVGSSKKEAEQLSAKRLLEMLQEL comes from the coding sequence ATGCATGCCTTGTCTTCAGAAGACTATAAACCTTTAGAAGATAAACTCGGATACACTTTCAAAGACAAAAACCTTTTAGAACAAGCTCTTACCCACAAGTCCTACGCTACAGAGAAGGGAGTTAAAAGTTATGAAACTCTTGAGTTTTTAGGAGATGCTCTGATAAATCTCTTTGTAGTTGACATCTTAATATCCGAGTTTACGCAAGCAAAGGAGGGAGAGTTAGCTCCTATGAAAGCTTTCTTCGTAAGCGAGGATTTTCTAAGCAGTCTTGCCCAAGACCTTCAACTTGAAAGATACCTTCTGGTAAGTGGTAAGAAGGGTAAGTTTAAGATAAATACCTCCATATTAGGAGATGTCTTTGAAGCTCTTTGGGGAGCCATTTACATGGATACGGGTAAAGACCTGAACTTTACTAAGCACCTGTTTGAAAACCTTTACAAAGATAAAGTGGTCAGCATGGCAAGATCGCAGGACTACAAGAGAGACTATAAGACTATCCTTCAGGAGATAACGCAGAAAAAGTGGAAAGAAAGACCTGTTTATAGAATAGTTTCCGTTAGTGGACCTCAACACAGCAGGACCTTTGAAGTAGAATGTTCTGTAAAAAACTTTCGGGCAGTCGCAGTAGGTAGTAGCAAGAAAGAAGCGGAACAGTTATCTGCCAAAAGACTACTTGAGATGCTTCAGGAACTTTGA
- a CDS encoding Rieske 2Fe-2S domain-containing protein, with amino-acid sequence MNRRDFIKTCGTVAVASFLDASFFSNVLANQEGFLKLYNKALLIKEDGSPITEKDILPHKEYLFFYPFTSTPCFLLNLGEEVKGVEVKLSDGKTYLWKGGVGSKKSIVAYSAICSHQWSYPTKEYAFINYYPPDKPSGTTKKAGVIQCCAHLSVFDPKAGGKVLEGPAELPLASVVLEEDGGKLFAVGILGKDQFDAFFENYKTDLRKQYGSSAKAKELVDKCIVLEVEKYVKETIRC; translated from the coding sequence ATGAACAGGAGGGACTTCATAAAAACCTGTGGAACTGTGGCTGTGGCGTCCTTTTTGGACGCTTCTTTTTTTTCTAATGTATTAGCTAATCAGGAAGGATTCTTAAAACTCTACAACAAAGCCCTTCTTATCAAAGAGGACGGCTCACCCATCACTGAAAAAGACATACTCCCTCATAAGGAGTATTTATTCTTTTATCCTTTTACCTCTACACCTTGCTTTCTTTTAAATCTTGGGGAAGAGGTAAAAGGTGTAGAAGTAAAGCTGAGTGATGGAAAAACTTACCTTTGGAAAGGTGGTGTGGGAAGCAAAAAGAGTATAGTGGCTTACTCTGCCATATGTTCTCATCAATGGAGCTATCCTACAAAAGAGTACGCATTTATAAATTATTACCCTCCTGATAAACCCTCAGGAACTACAAAAAAAGCAGGTGTAATACAGTGCTGTGCGCACCTCTCTGTCTTTGATCCAAAGGCGGGAGGAAAGGTTTTAGAGGGTCCAGCAGAACTGCCTTTGGCGTCGGTGGTATTGGAAGAAGATGGTGGTAAGCTTTTCGCAGTAGGTATTCTTGGAAAAGACCAGTTTGATGCCTTTTTTGAGAACTACAAAACGGATCTGAGGAAACAGTACGGCTCTTCCGCTAAGGCAAAGGAACTCGTGGATAAATGCATTGTTTTGGAGGTGGAAAAGTATGTCAAAGAAACCATCAGGTGTTAG
- a CDS encoding TIGR00269 family protein: protein MRRCIKCGKKAQIYLHSHRLSLCGEHYLEWFENRVERTIKEFNMFTKEEKILVAVSGGKDSLSLWHALIKLGYQADGFYINLGIGDYSQKSLQKAKDFAEKHQLTLHTLDLSKEIASVPELKSYDSRPACSLCGSVKRYYMNKFAREKGYTVLATGHNLDDESAVLFVNTLNWNVEYLKRQYPVLPEDDGFVRKVKPLCKISEKESALYAVLSGIDYIEEECPFSEGATSIEHKLYLSQLEDKSPGTKLRFYSEFLRKLYPLLKESSKGNLQKCEVCGEPSSNSLCNVCRLKLKLSSQKEKI, encoded by the coding sequence TTGAGAAGGTGTATAAAGTGTGGTAAGAAGGCGCAAATTTACCTGCACTCTCATAGACTCTCTCTTTGCGGAGAGCACTACTTAGAGTGGTTTGAAAACAGAGTAGAGAGAACCATAAAAGAGTTTAACATGTTCACAAAGGAAGAGAAAATTCTTGTCGCAGTGTCCGGGGGTAAAGATAGCCTCTCCCTGTGGCATGCACTCATCAAACTTGGCTATCAAGCAGACGGTTTTTACATAAACTTAGGTATAGGTGATTACTCTCAAAAGTCTTTACAAAAAGCTAAGGACTTTGCGGAAAAGCACCAGCTTACCCTACACACCTTAGACCTTTCTAAGGAGATAGCAAGCGTCCCTGAGCTCAAATCTTACGATAGTAGGCCTGCATGTTCTCTGTGCGGTAGCGTAAAGAGATACTATATGAACAAATTTGCAAGAGAAAAAGGATACACAGTACTGGCTACTGGACACAACTTAGATGATGAGTCTGCAGTTCTGTTTGTAAACACCTTAAACTGGAATGTGGAGTATCTGAAAAGGCAGTATCCGGTTTTGCCAGAGGATGATGGGTTTGTCAGAAAGGTAAAGCCTCTGTGTAAGATAAGCGAGAAAGAGAGCGCTTTGTATGCAGTTTTGTCGGGTATAGATTATATAGAAGAGGAGTGTCCCTTCTCCGAAGGTGCTACATCTATAGAGCACAAGCTTTACCTCTCGCAACTTGAGGATAAAAGCCCTGGAACAAAGCTGAGATTTTACAGTGAGTTTTTAAGGAAGCTGTATCCCCTTCTGAAGGAAAGCTCAAAGGGAAACTTGCAAAAGTGTGAGGTTTGCGGAGAACCCTCTAGCAATTCCCTTTGCAATGTTTGCAGGCTTAAGCTAAAGCTAAGCTCACAGAAAGAAAAGATTTAA
- a CDS encoding toprim domain-containing protein yields the protein MRGEINTFLKELREASQRMAVLVEGKRDKQALERFGIKNIFTLGGKRLTDLPELLEDFSEVILLFDLDKHGERINRKVKDILSSQGYILIEDFRDRMRELDILFVEELYEKVRGAHSGSGAGQAYKAEPSAS from the coding sequence ATGAGAGGGGAAATAAACACTTTTTTAAAAGAACTAAGAGAAGCATCACAAAGGATGGCTGTTCTTGTTGAAGGTAAAAGGGATAAACAAGCTCTTGAGAGGTTTGGCATAAAAAACATCTTTACCTTAGGTGGTAAAAGATTAACAGACTTGCCGGAATTATTGGAAGATTTTTCTGAAGTGATCCTGCTTTTTGACCTTGACAAGCACGGTGAAAGAATAAACAGAAAGGTAAAAGACATACTTTCATCTCAGGGTTATATTTTAATAGAAGACTTTAGAGACAGGATGAGAGAGCTGGACATTCTTTTTGTGGAGGAGCTTTATGAAAAAGTCAGAGGTGCTCACAGCGGTTCTGGTGCAGGACAGGCTTATAAGGCTGAACCTTCGGCTTCTTGA
- a CDS encoding MoaD/ThiS family protein: MEIKVIYRGQEKILHFEGEKVRAKDILKALNLSRDYAFVVKNDQVVSEEETINPGDRVRVINAISGGVL, from the coding sequence ATGGAGATAAAGGTCATCTACAGAGGTCAAGAAAAGATATTACACTTTGAAGGAGAGAAGGTCAGAGCAAAAGACATTCTTAAAGCCCTGAACCTCTCAAGAGATTATGCCTTTGTTGTTAAGAACGATCAGGTGGTAAGTGAAGAAGAAACTATAAACCCTGGTGATCGTGTAAGGGTCATAAATGCCATATCCGGAGGTGTACTTTGA